From Oceanispirochaeta sp., a single genomic window includes:
- a CDS encoding histidine kinase: MKSSLIFFNRKLQRWTIFPMIVLCNFAIVSLFIFNPQSFLFPPSWTYQFLALLIFNFILSLLIFLIPVEASPSRGITTAFLFIAQLGCKYIMTKPFSTNIWFEFFLIIIMLLEGILLLTTVEILFLTTVIMSTVLFTVHNEIFWDIEVGARTWDLKSSLLILTMMISSLCIMIKHAHNLLLQYRQIQTNQRLIIQKLSASNSELQQYANIAEEKSMIHERLKMTREIHDTVGYTMTNLLMMLEASTDLVKTDPVKLEKLLHQALDITKNGHKEIRQSLRVLRNTKVKEKNSIESIQNLTGIFMESTGVKVRVEFGNLPWVLNRKIDHIIYRFLQEAMTNALTHGDAKNISIQFWRNEGLIQISLEDDGKGSLDIEQGIGLKGMTERLAEVEGSLSYENTSMGFSIRAVIPWSYDE, translated from the coding sequence ATGAAAAGCAGCCTCATCTTTTTCAACAGGAAATTGCAGAGATGGACCATTTTCCCCATGATCGTTCTATGTAATTTTGCCATTGTGTCTCTCTTCATATTCAATCCCCAGAGTTTTCTATTCCCCCCCAGCTGGACGTATCAGTTTCTGGCCCTTCTGATTTTCAATTTTATTTTGTCCCTTCTTATATTTTTAATACCCGTAGAAGCATCGCCCTCCAGAGGCATCACGACGGCCTTCCTGTTTATAGCGCAGCTGGGATGCAAATACATCATGACCAAACCCTTCAGCACCAATATCTGGTTTGAGTTTTTTCTGATCATCATCATGCTTCTGGAAGGGATTCTCCTTCTGACTACCGTAGAAATTCTATTTTTAACCACTGTGATCATGTCCACCGTCCTCTTTACCGTCCACAATGAAATATTCTGGGACATTGAAGTGGGTGCCAGAACCTGGGACCTTAAAAGCTCCCTTCTCATCCTGACCATGATGATTTCCAGCCTCTGCATCATGATAAAACACGCTCATAATCTGCTGCTCCAATACAGACAGATCCAGACCAATCAAAGACTGATCATCCAGAAACTGTCTGCCTCCAACTCTGAACTCCAGCAGTATGCCAATATTGCGGAAGAGAAAAGCATGATTCATGAACGCCTGAAGATGACCAGAGAAATCCATGACACCGTCGGATATACCATGACAAACCTTCTGATGATGCTGGAAGCCAGTACGGACCTTGTGAAGACAGATCCTGTCAAACTCGAAAAACTGCTTCACCAGGCACTGGATATTACTAAGAACGGGCATAAAGAAATAAGACAATCCCTGAGAGTCCTCAGAAACACAAAAGTCAAAGAGAAAAACAGTATTGAGTCCATACAGAATCTGACAGGCATATTCATGGAATCGACGGGTGTCAAAGTAAGGGTGGAATTCGGAAACCTTCCCTGGGTTCTGAACAGGAAAATAGATCATATCATTTACCGTTTCCTCCAGGAGGCCATGACCAACGCCCTCACCCATGGAGATGCCAAAAACATCAGCATTCAATTCTGGAGAAACGAGGGATTAATTCAGATCAGCCTGGAAGATGATGGAAAAGGAAGCCTTGATATTGAGCAGGGAATCGGCTTAAAAGGAATGACAGAGCGATTGGCCGAAGTTGAAGGCAGCTTGTCTTATGAGAATACCTCTATGGGTTTTTCAATCCGGGCGGTCATTCCCTGGAGTTATGATGAGTAA
- a CDS encoding type II toxin-antitoxin system prevent-host-death family antitoxin, with protein MIVNIHDAKTHFSKYINKVLLGEEMIIAKNGKPIVKMTPLSQRNEKRTPGLSCGQIEISDSFDDPLDRMLIAQAMAENMVIASKDSLIRQYDGVMTLW; from the coding sequence ATGATAGTCAATATACATGATGCGAAAACTCATTTCTCGAAATATATCAACAAAGTTCTGCTGGGTGAAGAGATGATTATCGCAAAGAACGGGAAACCTATTGTTAAGATGACTCCCCTCAGTCAGAGAAATGAAAAGAGAACTCCCGGATTATCCTGTGGACAAATAGAGATTTCTGATAGTTTTGATGATCCCCTTGACAGGATGCTCATTGCTCAGGCTATGGCTGAAAATATGGTCATTGCCTCCAAAGACTCTCTGATCAGGCAATACGATGGAGTCATGACTCTCTGGTAA